Proteins from a genomic interval of Brucella intermedia LMG 3301:
- a CDS encoding IclR family transcriptional regulator, with the protein MRETDFIGGFAKGLKVIEAFGENQPRLSIADVSKITGLDRATARRCLLTLAALGYAEYDGKFFMLLPKILRLGHAYLSSTPLPTIIQPHLDRLSDTVGESASASVLDGTEIVYIARASQMRVMSINLMAGSRLPAYCASMGRVLLASLHEPEALTILERTERKALTPFTKVAIDQLMAEISVIRDQGYAINDQELELGLRSIAVPVFNHRGTVVAAINIGAPAAHVETGGLVERFLPAMLQVQSDLRSLLR; encoded by the coding sequence ATGCGCGAAACTGACTTCATCGGAGGCTTTGCCAAAGGATTGAAAGTTATCGAAGCGTTCGGCGAAAATCAGCCACGTCTTTCGATAGCGGACGTTTCAAAGATTACCGGACTCGACCGCGCGACAGCACGGCGGTGTTTGCTGACCCTCGCTGCGCTCGGCTATGCCGAATACGACGGCAAGTTTTTCATGCTTCTGCCGAAAATTCTTCGGCTCGGACACGCTTATCTTTCTTCGACACCCTTGCCGACGATCATCCAGCCGCATCTGGACCGGTTGTCCGACACAGTCGGCGAAAGTGCGTCCGCGTCCGTTCTGGACGGAACAGAAATCGTGTACATCGCCCGCGCCTCGCAGATGCGTGTCATGTCCATTAACCTGATGGCTGGAAGCAGGCTTCCGGCCTACTGTGCCTCGATGGGGCGCGTGCTCCTAGCCTCGCTTCACGAACCCGAAGCACTTACGATTCTTGAGCGCACCGAACGGAAAGCGCTGACGCCATTTACGAAGGTGGCAATTGACCAATTGATGGCGGAAATCTCCGTAATTCGTGATCAAGGTTATGCAATCAACGATCAGGAACTGGAGCTCGGGCTGCGTTCAATCGCAGTTCCAGTCTTCAATCACAGAGGCACCGTAGTTGCAGCAATCAATATCGGGGCGCCGGCGGCTCACGTCGAAACAGGGGGGCTGGTCGAACGCTTCCTACCCGCCATGTTGCAAGTCCAGTCGGACCTTCGCAGTTTGCTGAGATGA
- a CDS encoding helix-turn-helix domain-containing protein, producing the protein MSENFVPTYELYGEDNEQRPDFWLHCETLFSRSSLHNFEISLHRHVSFFQLLYIESGSGQVNFDGAIRPFQTPCAILVPPGFNHGFAFSKDIVGHIVTILSPHMPFVGGGTAGVMAEWLTQPQLISMKDAGEDNLGLLSSLLSQVQEEFHARKSYKNSMLESLVQVAFIYILRHAYSSNPAKRQESRVYMPARIERLLELIDRYYRDHKPVSFYAKLLGVSPTHLNRTVKQLTGGTTQDLVANKLMDTAKRDLIAMPSSVQHIAYSLGFSDPAYFSRFFLKMTGETPRAFRLRERERLAAQDLSL; encoded by the coding sequence ATGTCGGAAAATTTTGTTCCAACATACGAGCTTTACGGAGAGGACAACGAGCAGAGGCCGGATTTCTGGCTGCACTGCGAAACGCTTTTTTCGCGATCGAGTTTGCACAATTTCGAGATTTCACTGCATCGTCACGTGAGTTTCTTTCAGCTTCTGTATATTGAAAGCGGTTCGGGGCAGGTAAATTTTGACGGCGCCATCCGCCCATTTCAGACACCATGTGCGATTTTGGTGCCTCCCGGTTTCAATCATGGGTTTGCATTTTCAAAAGATATAGTGGGCCACATCGTGACGATTCTGAGCCCGCATATGCCGTTTGTGGGAGGGGGGACAGCGGGAGTGATGGCAGAGTGGCTGACGCAGCCGCAACTCATATCCATGAAAGACGCAGGCGAAGATAATCTCGGATTACTTTCCTCTCTTCTGAGCCAAGTGCAAGAAGAGTTTCATGCAAGAAAATCATATAAAAACAGCATGCTGGAGTCTCTTGTTCAAGTTGCATTCATTTACATTTTAAGGCATGCATATTCTTCAAACCCGGCGAAGCGTCAAGAAAGCCGGGTATATATGCCCGCTCGTATTGAAAGGCTGTTGGAGCTGATCGATCGCTATTACCGAGATCACAAGCCGGTTTCATTTTATGCGAAATTGCTGGGAGTTTCACCGACGCATCTCAATCGGACGGTGAAGCAGCTAACTGGAGGAACGACACAAGATTTGGTTGCAAACAAGCTGATGGATACGGCCAAGCGCGATTTGATAGCCATGCCATCCTCCGTACAGCATATCGCCTACAGCCTCGGATTTTCAGATCCGGCTTATTTTTCGCGCTTCTTTCTGAAAATGACAGGTGAAACACCACGTGCGTTTCGCTTGAGGGAGCGGGAGCGTCTCGCCGCTCAAGACCTATCACTGTAA
- the pobA gene encoding 4-hydroxybenzoate 3-monooxygenase yields the protein MRTQVAIIGSGPSGLLLGQLLTKAGIDNIVLDRVSADYILGRVRAGVLEEGTVKLMDEAGASARLHAEGLLHDGFSLAFDGRDHRIDLHEMTGKRVTVYGQTEMTHDLMDERQKSNAASIYEAADVTPHDFDTSSPYVTFEKEGRTHRIDCDFIAGCDGFHGVSRKSVPEKAINIFEKIYPFGWLGILADIPPVAHELIYANHKRGFALCSMRSLTRSRYYIQCSLDETIEGWSDQRFYDELRRRLPAHHAEAMVTGPSFEKSIAPLRSFVVEPMRFGRLFLVGDAAHIVPPTGAKGLNLAASDVHYLYEGLRDFYLDRSEAGINAYSGKALARIWKAERFSWSMTKLLHRFPDMAPFDEKVQEAELDYFCTSHAASTALAENYVGLPF from the coding sequence ATGCGAACTCAGGTCGCAATCATCGGATCAGGCCCTTCGGGTCTGCTCCTTGGGCAGCTTCTGACGAAAGCCGGGATAGACAATATCGTGCTGGATCGCGTCAGCGCGGATTATATTTTGGGCCGCGTGCGTGCAGGCGTATTGGAAGAAGGCACCGTCAAGCTGATGGATGAGGCTGGCGCATCTGCGCGCCTGCATGCTGAAGGTCTGCTGCATGATGGCTTCTCGCTCGCTTTCGACGGGCGGGATCATCGTATCGATCTGCATGAAATGACCGGCAAACGGGTCACGGTCTACGGCCAGACCGAGATGACGCACGACCTCATGGATGAACGGCAGAAGTCAAACGCTGCCAGCATTTACGAAGCGGCCGACGTGACCCCGCACGATTTCGATACGTCATCGCCATATGTCACATTCGAGAAAGAGGGTAGAACGCATCGTATTGATTGCGATTTCATCGCCGGATGTGACGGGTTTCACGGCGTGAGCCGCAAATCCGTGCCGGAAAAGGCAATCAATATTTTCGAAAAGATCTATCCTTTCGGCTGGCTTGGAATACTGGCCGATATTCCACCCGTCGCGCACGAACTGATCTATGCGAACCACAAACGGGGCTTTGCCCTGTGCTCCATGCGGTCCCTCACCCGCAGCCGTTACTATATTCAATGCTCGTTGGACGAGACAATCGAAGGCTGGAGCGACCAGCGCTTTTACGATGAATTGCGTAGGCGTCTTCCAGCACATCATGCAGAAGCCATGGTGACTGGACCGTCTTTCGAGAAATCCATTGCGCCCCTGCGCTCCTTCGTGGTCGAACCAATGCGCTTCGGACGGCTGTTTCTTGTTGGCGACGCCGCGCACATTGTTCCTCCGACCGGCGCCAAAGGACTGAACCTCGCCGCAAGCGATGTGCATTATCTTTACGAGGGACTGAGGGACTTTTACCTCGACAGGTCCGAAGCCGGTATTAACGCCTATTCCGGCAAAGCCCTCGCCCGCATCTGGAAGGCCGAGCGCTTTTCATGGTCGATGACAAAACTGTTGCACCGCTTCCCGGACATGGCGCCATTCGATGAAAAAGTACAGGAAGCGGAACTTGACTACTTCTGCACTTCCCACGCTGCTTCGACCGCACTTGCCGAAAACTATGTCGGATTACCGTTCTGA
- the pcaQ gene encoding pca operon transcription factor PcaQ — protein sequence MIGNRIKFRHLHTFVEVARQKSVVKASEVLSISQPAVTKTMRELEEILGVPVVERDGRGIRITRFGEVFLRHAGTALTALRQGLDSVSQELDGSGPPIRIGALPTVSTRIMPKAMSLFLAERTSSQVKIVTGENAVLLEQLRIGDLDLVVGRLAAPEKMTGFSFEHLYSEQVRFLVRAGHPLATGHAVFERLADYPVLMPTRNSIIRPFVDRLLITNGIGTLPVQIETVSDAFGRAFVRESDAVWIISEGVAARDVSEGKLVALPIDTSETTGPVGLTMRTDMAQTAAMQILIQTLREAAGLKP from the coding sequence GTGATTGGAAACCGGATCAAGTTTCGCCATCTGCATACGTTTGTTGAGGTTGCGCGACAGAAAAGCGTGGTCAAGGCTTCGGAAGTCTTGAGTATCAGTCAACCGGCCGTGACCAAGACAATGCGTGAACTGGAGGAAATTCTGGGCGTTCCGGTGGTGGAGCGCGATGGTCGCGGGATAAGGATAACGCGGTTCGGTGAAGTGTTTCTTCGTCACGCGGGAACAGCTCTGACGGCTCTCAGGCAGGGACTGGATTCCGTATCACAGGAACTGGACGGATCGGGGCCGCCTATTCGCATTGGCGCATTGCCGACAGTTTCAACACGGATCATGCCGAAAGCAATGAGCCTGTTTCTTGCGGAGAGAACATCCAGCCAGGTCAAAATCGTGACGGGCGAAAATGCTGTTCTTCTGGAGCAGTTGCGGATTGGCGATCTCGATCTGGTCGTCGGGCGCCTTGCAGCACCTGAAAAGATGACCGGGTTTTCCTTCGAGCATCTTTACTCGGAGCAGGTCCGGTTTCTTGTGAGGGCGGGGCATCCTCTGGCAACTGGACACGCGGTTTTCGAAAGGCTGGCCGATTATCCGGTTTTAATGCCGACACGCAACTCGATCATTCGTCCTTTTGTGGACCGGCTGTTGATTACAAATGGGATCGGAACACTGCCTGTTCAGATAGAAACTGTATCCGATGCTTTCGGGCGCGCATTTGTCCGCGAGAGCGATGCGGTGTGGATTATATCAGAGGGCGTTGCGGCCAGGGACGTCTCAGAGGGCAAGCTGGTTGCGTTGCCCATTGATACAAGCGAGACAACGGGCCCTGTAGGGCTCACGATGCGGACCGATATGGCGCAGACCGCCGCGATGCAGATTCTGATCCAGACATTGCGTGAAGCTGCCGGCCTGAAGCCATAG
- the pcaD gene encoding 3-oxoadipate enol-lactonase, protein MQFASVNDVVIHYDFQRAAAEKPVLVFINSLGTDLRIWDEVRLRLGNDVSVLVYDKRGHGLSDIGNTPYTIELLAADLTALLDKLSIKRAIICGLSVGGLIAQGVVAARPDLVTGLVLSNTAHKIGTADMWDARIAAIRENGLASILDATMPRWFTPAYRHPDNPSYRAYCNMFVRQPLEGYAATCAALRDADLTQVAKKISVPTLCLVGEQDGSTPPAIARELAGLVPQADFAEIADCGHIPCVEQPDAYVSLLRNFITNRF, encoded by the coding sequence GTGCAATTCGCATCCGTAAACGACGTCGTCATCCATTACGACTTTCAACGGGCAGCAGCCGAAAAGCCCGTTCTGGTTTTCATTAATTCGCTGGGAACCGATCTGCGCATATGGGATGAAGTTCGTTTACGCCTGGGCAACGACGTATCAGTTCTCGTCTATGATAAGCGCGGCCACGGTCTTTCGGACATCGGAAACACTCCTTACACAATCGAACTGCTCGCCGCCGATCTCACCGCACTGCTAGACAAGCTCTCGATAAAGCGGGCGATCATCTGCGGGCTTTCTGTCGGCGGTTTGATTGCGCAAGGCGTTGTTGCCGCGCGACCCGATTTGGTGACAGGGCTTGTTCTGTCCAACACTGCCCACAAGATTGGCACTGCCGATATGTGGGATGCGCGTATTGCCGCTATTCGGGAAAACGGCCTCGCAAGCATTCTCGACGCGACAATGCCCCGCTGGTTCACCCCTGCCTATCGGCATCCCGATAATCCTTCCTATCGTGCGTATTGCAACATGTTCGTTCGGCAACCGCTCGAAGGCTATGCAGCCACTTGCGCTGCTCTGCGGGATGCCGACTTAACGCAAGTAGCCAAAAAGATTTCGGTGCCGACATTGTGTCTGGTCGGCGAGCAGGACGGTTCTACACCGCCCGCCATTGCGCGCGAATTGGCAGGCCTCGTTCCTCAAGCAGATTTTGCAGAGATTGCCGACTGCGGCCATATCCCCTGCGTCGAACAGCCCGATGCCTACGTCTCGCTGTTACGCAACTTTATTACAAACAGATTCTAG
- the pcaC gene encoding 4-carboxymuconolactone decarboxylase, with protein sequence MADNAVRSDRYKIGMNVRRSVLGDTHVDRASNSATDLDAPFQELITEAAWGTVWSRPGWTKRERSIVTIALLAALGQDDEVAMHIRATKNTGATREDICEALMHVAIYAGVPASNHAFKIAKQTYAQMDAEEAEK encoded by the coding sequence ATGGCTGACAATGCCGTGCGGTCAGACCGTTACAAGATCGGCATGAATGTGCGCCGTTCGGTTCTGGGCGATACGCATGTTGATCGTGCTTCAAACAGCGCGACCGACCTTGATGCACCATTTCAGGAGCTTATAACGGAAGCTGCATGGGGAACCGTCTGGTCGCGTCCGGGCTGGACCAAACGGGAGCGTTCGATCGTTACCATTGCGCTTCTTGCCGCACTCGGGCAAGACGACGAGGTTGCCATGCATATACGCGCTACAAAAAATACAGGCGCGACGAGGGAGGACATCTGCGAAGCATTGATGCATGTCGCTATCTATGCGGGAGTTCCGGCATCGAACCACGCTTTCAAGATCGCCAAGCAGACTTATGCGCAGATGGATGCGGAGGAGGCCGAAAAATGA
- the pcaH gene encoding protocatechuate 3,4-dioxygenase subunit beta, protein MKNSLPETTPFFARDLSMHPPAYTPWYKTSVLRSPTRALLSLEGTKSEIAGPVFGHNMLHELDNDLILNYARPGEMPIGPRILVHGRVLDESNRPVPGALLEFWQANAGGRYRHKKETYLAAIDPNFGGVGRTITDENGYYWFKTIKPGPYPWPNGVNDWRPAHIHFSVFGHGFAQRLITQMYFEGDPLIWICPIVKTIPDKSAIERLVAPLDMNASLPMDMLAYKFDIVLRGRRSTLFENRPEGN, encoded by the coding sequence ATGAAAAACAGTCTGCCAGAGACAACTCCATTCTTTGCTCGTGATCTGTCGATGCATCCACCGGCCTACACGCCGTGGTACAAGACCTCGGTGCTTCGCTCACCTACCCGCGCGCTGCTTTCGCTCGAAGGCACCAAAAGCGAAATTGCCGGCCCGGTATTCGGGCACAACATGCTGCATGAGCTGGATAATGATCTCATCCTGAATTACGCGCGCCCCGGTGAGATGCCGATCGGCCCGCGCATCCTTGTGCATGGCCGTGTTCTCGACGAAAGCAATAGGCCTGTTCCGGGGGCGCTCCTGGAATTCTGGCAGGCCAACGCCGGCGGACGTTACCGCCACAAGAAAGAAACCTATCTTGCAGCCATCGATCCAAATTTCGGGGGTGTCGGCCGCACCATAACGGACGAGAACGGCTATTACTGGTTCAAGACCATAAAGCCCGGTCCATATCCCTGGCCAAATGGCGTGAACGACTGGCGTCCGGCTCACATTCATTTCTCGGTGTTCGGGCATGGCTTTGCGCAACGTCTCATCACTCAAATGTACTTCGAAGGGGATCCATTGATCTGGATATGCCCGATCGTCAAAACCATCCCGGACAAATCGGCTATCGAACGGTTGGTCGCACCGCTGGATATGAACGCCAGTTTGCCGATGGATATGCTCGCTTACAAGTTCGACATCGTGTTACGCGGTCGTCGTTCAACCCTCTTCGAAAATCGCCCGGAGGGCAACTGA